DNA from Stigmatella erecta:
AGGGGCTCCGAGAGCAGCGTGCCGGGGGTGTTACCCGAGATCATCGGCACCTCGGGGATGGAGTGCACGTCCAGGCGGTCCTCGATCGTCATCCGGCCGAAGCGCTGCACCCGGCCCCGGAGCACCGTGGAGACGAGCACTTCCTCGGGCTGCGTCAGGCGCAGGTTGCCCTCGATGCGGTGCCCGTCGATGTAGAGGTGCTCGCCGCGCCGCAGGTTGACCACCCGGATGCCCTCCTCCGACGGCAAGAGGAAGAAGGCGGCCACGCCCGCGGCGGCCAGCAGCCCCGCCCCCACGGCCAGGGCGGCCCACAGGCGGGACGCGCGCGCGGGGGCCGCCGCGGCGGCCGGGGACACCTGGGCCAGAGGGGGGGCGGCAGGCATTGGCGCCGGAGGCGGCATTGGCGCCGGGGCGGGCGCGACCGCCGGAATGCCCATGCGCGAAGGGGCGGACTGCACGGGGATCTGCTGGGTGGAACGCGGGACGCTCCCCTGAACGGAGGGCATCTGCGTGCTGGCGCGGGCCGGCGGCGGGGCCACCGAGGGCATGACCGTGGACGGCCGGGCCGGGGCGGGGGCCGCGGGCGGCGGGGCCGCGGCGGGCGGCATCGCCCGGATGCCCGAGCGCGTGGAGCTGCTCACCGGGGGGTGCGCCCCCGAGGCGGGCGCCACGGAGCGCATGGCGACCTGGCTGGGACGGCTGGGGCTTGCCGCCGCGGGGGCCGAGGGCCGGGCCTCGCCCCTCGAGGCGCCCGCGGGGCCCTCGGCCGGCGCGCCCTGCGGCGCGGAGGCCGGAACCGCCCGGGGACCACTGCCCGTGGGGCGCGAGGCGGTGGCCCCCGTGCCCGGCCGGGAGCCCGTCAGGTTCTGGCGCGAGCCGGAGCCCGTGCCCGAGTTGGCCACCGCCCCGGCGAGCCGCGCCGAGGACGCATCCGTGCCGCCCGCGGGGATGCGCGGGTGCGAGCCGGAGCCAGAGGAGGCCACGGCCGGGGCGTACTCGGCCAGCCGGTCCGCCAGCGTGTCCTTGAAGAACTGGGCCACCGCGGCCGGCGAGGAGTTGAGGCGGTGGTGGGCCATCACCGCCTCGATCTCCTCCCGCAGCGCCGCCGCCGAGGGCGTGCGCCGCGCGGGGTCCTTCACCAGGGCGCGCAGGATGAGGTCCGACACGTCCTGGGGAATGCTCGGCTTGAGCTGCGAGGGCACGGGCGCAGGCTCGCGCACCACCGCGTTGAGCGAGGCCGCATCATGGTCCCGGCGGAACGGCAGCGTGCCGGTGAGCAGCTCGAAGAGCACCACGCCCAGGGCGAACACGTCGTTGCGCGCGTCCAGCGGCCGGCCCGCGGCGGCCTCCGGGGAGATGTAGGAGATCTTCCCCTTGAGCACGCCCGCCTGCGTGTGGTCCTCGCCCTGCACCTTGGCGATGCCGAAGTCGCTCAGCTTGATGGCGCCATCGAGCGAGATGAGGACGTTGTGGGGGCTCACGTCGCGGTGCACCACCGGGTGGGCATTGCCCGCCGGGTCCACGTAGCTGTGGGCGTAGTGCAGGCCCGCGGCCGTCTCCGCGACGATGCGCAGCGCGTGCTCCATGGGCAGGGCCAGCCCCTTGCGCCGCAGGTCGTTCATCAGCCGCTTGAGGTCCGGGCCGCGCACGTACTCCATGAGGATGTACGCCACGCCGTCGGTGACGCCCACGTCGAAGGTCTGCACGACGTTGGGGTGCGTGAGCCGCGCGTTCGCCCGGGCCTCGGCGAAGAGCATGTCCACGAACTCAGGATTCTCGGCGAACTGCGCGAGAATCTTCTTCATCACCACGAACTTCTCGAAGCCCTTGACGCCCACCTGCTTGGCGAGGAACACCTCCGCCATGCCGCCCTGCCCCAGCCGGCGGATGATCTGCAGCTTGCTGCCGCCGTGGGAGCTGCTGATGTCCGTGTGGTTGCCGCCGCCCGGCTGAGCCTCGGCGTTGACGGCGCCGAAGAGGAACTGGGTGAGCGCCTTGGCCTCCAGCGCCTCCACGTCCTCCAGGGGCTGGTCGGTCAGCGGCAGGCGCCCGAGCATCTGCGCCAGGTTGGGGATGTTGGCCAGCCGCGAGGCGCCGCCGCAGATGACGCACGGGCGCTCCTGGCCCTCGTTGGCGCGCAGCTGCTGGACGAAGCCCGCGGCGTGGGTGCGCTGGTGGTGCAGCTGGCCGCAGTTCTGGCACTCGTAGGGCAGCCACAGGGAGTGGACGCGCGCCGGCAGCGGCTTGCCGGACTTGGCCAGCGGGGCCATCAGCGCGGGCGGCACCCGGCAGAGCACCACCTGGGCGCCCTTGGCGGCCGTCTCCAGCACCTGCTCCAGCTTCACCACGCCCTCGAGCTCCACCTTCGCCACGTGCGAGAAGTCGAACGCGACGCGCCCCTCCAGGCCCGAGGCCAGCCGGCGCACGTTGAGGTCGCCCCGGATGACGCTCGCCAGGGTGATGTAGGTGATGTCGTCCTGGACCGTCTTCAGGTGCGAGGGCAGATCCAGGGGCTCGGAGGCGGCCGCCAGGCGCAGGTAGCGCAGCACCACCGGATCCACGGTGCCCAGGTGCTGCCTGCGCGCGTAGTCGAAGAACTCGCTGGGAAGGTCCGCGAACTCCAGGGGCTGGGTGCACACCGGGCAGGTGTGCTCGGGGGCGCGGTTCTCGGAGATGAGCTGTGCGTCATCCACGAGGTTGATGGCGCGCAGCCGGTCCTCGCTGCACGTGCGGCAGGTGTAGGGCGCCAGCACCGACAGCACGCGCGAGACGCCCGAGAAGCCCTCCACCATGTTGAGCTGATCCACCACCACCGGGGGGGCGTAGACCACGTACAGGCTGATGGCGCCGTTGGGGAGCTTGGAGACGAACTCGATCCACTTGCGCACACCGAACGAGCTGATCCGGTCCACGCACCCGAGATCGACGATGACGATGCCGTTGAGGTCCGGGGAGGTGGACGACAGCGGGAACGTCTCGTCGATGACGCCAGAAATCCGGACGTGGGAGATGTTCCCCACCCGGGATCGGCTGATGCTTGCGTTCGAACCCTGGTTCTCCACCGTCCCTACCCTCATTCCATGCAGAACAGCAGCGATTTGGGGAGCGCGGCACGGCGGCGCGCCTCACCCAGGTCCACCGCGCACAATACCCGAGACTCCCGCCCCTGGCTCACGTGCACGGCGATGGCATCACTGTGCTCGATCATCCGCCGCAACCCCAGTCCCGCGCCTCCACCGGAGGCATTCACCTGCACCCGCTTGCCATACGAGGCCAACGCCTGCACGAACGGCCGGGGCGTGAGCCGGCCAAACCGGTCCACCGCCTCCAGATAGATGCGTCCCTCGGCCACCGACAGCGCCAGCTCGCAGGCATCCTCCGCGTCGATCTCCTTCACCTCGGTGCGCCGGTGGGCATACTTCGGCTGCCCCTGCGCGTCCACGGGCGCGTCCAGCATCGCATTGACGGCCAGCTCGTGCAGCACATCCGCCGCCAGCGTGGCCGCCGTCCGCGAGCCGCCTGCCTCCTCCACCACCATGGAGGCAGCCTCCGCCGCGTGCTGAATGTCCACCAGGCGCCTCAGCCGCTGGCGCACCACGCTCCCCTGCTCAGGAACCAGGGAGCCCCCGCGCAGCACCGCGCCCAGCAGCATCGCCTCCCACTCCGTCGGCCCCCGCTCCGCGCCCCGGGTGGCCAGGAGCAGCGCGGGCGGCTCGCGCGACAGGAGGTCGGCGTGCGCCGGGCCCAGCAGCCCGTCGAACAGCACGAGCCTCCGGGCATGGCGCGCCGCCTCCGCCCCATCGAGGCCCGTCTGCAGGGCCACCCCGCCGCGCGCGAGCGTGGGGGCCACCTGCTCGAGCACCGTGGGCGCCAGCGAGGGGTCGGCAATCAGCAGGAGCCCGCGGGAGGGGCCCACCTGGGTCGAGGCTCTCAAGGGGTTAGTAACGAAGCTTGAGTTCGCTGTAGACGCCGCGGGGCGGCGCCGGGAAGCCGTGCGACTCCTCGTACTGGGAGTCGAACAGGTTGGTGCCCAGCAGCGACACGGAGATGCCCTCGTTGATGTTCACCCCCACCCGGGCGCTGGCCGTCACGTAGTCCGGCAGCTTCACCCGGTTGACCTCGCCGGTGGCCTCCACCAGGAAGCCCGGATCGAAGCGCTGGCCCACGTACAGGGCGTACACCTCGGCGAAGCCCACCTTGCCGATGTTGGTCCGGGCGCGCGCGTACAGGCGGTGGTGCGGGGCGTAGTCGAGCTGGGCGGACGGCCCGTCGCCATAGGGCTGGGAGCGCGCATCCAGGTACTGGTAGGCCACGTCGAACGAGGAGTTGGCGGCGGGCAGCTGCGCGGCCACCTCGGCCTCGAAGCCCACCACCTGCGCATCGCCGATGTTCTGGAACTGCGAGGTGGAGCCGAAGACGAGGTTCTGGTTAATGAAGTTCTTGGCGCGGTTGTAGAAGCCCGTGGCCGTCAGGCGCATGCGCCGGTCGAAGGCCCAGTAGTCCACCGCGGCCTCGTAGGTGTCCAGCGTCTCGGCCCGGAGGGCGGAGTTGCCCAGGAGCGTGGCCGCGTACATCTGCTGGTTGATGGCGAGCTCGGCGAGCGTGGGGGCCCGGAAGGCGCGCCCGTAGTTGGTGCGCAGCGTGAGCTCCGGCAGCGCGTGGAACACCACGCTGGCGCGGGGCGAGAGCTGGTTGGTGCGCTCGGTCCACACCTCCTCGGGGATGAGGTACGCGTCGTAGCGCACGCCGGCGCCCAGCACCAGGCGGCTCATCGGCCGGTACTCCGCGTCCACGAAGCCGCCGAGGATGCTCTGCGTGGTGTCATCCACCGTCAGCCCCGAGAGGACGTTCTGGTTGTTGACCAGGTCGTCCTTCACGTCGCCGCCGAAGGTGACGTTGAGGTTGCCCGCGGTGAGCAGCGCGCGCGCCTCGGCGCCGTAGCGGCGGCGCTTGCCCAGCGCCGGCTCCAGCTTGCCGGTGATCATGTTCATCTGATCCACGACGCGGCGCTTGTAGAGCGTGTAGGCCTGGCCGAAGACGCGCAGGTTGTCCGACACCTGCGTGTCCACCTGGGCCGCGGCGTTGAGGTTCTGCACGTTCTCGGTGTCGCTCGGCGTGTAGTGGCACCGGCCGCAGTTGCCCACGGTGGAGATCTGCGTGCCGCCCGGACGGCCGATCTCCGCGTCGGTGAAGTCCGCGTCGAGCGCGAACGCGCCCACCTTCACCTTGCCGCTGACCTGGTGCACCTGCGAGTCCTGGTTGGTGTCCACCAGGCCCGTCTGCGGGTTGTTGAAGAGCTGCGGGCCATCCGAGCCGAAGCCGTAGTAGCTGGCCAGCGCCTCCACGGGGCCTCCGCGGCCCGCCGCCGTGGCGTTCACGCGGAAGGTGCTGTCCTGCCCCGCCAGCACGCGGCCGTCGAAGCCCACGTTGCGGCCCTCCTTGATGAGGTCCGAGGGCTGGCGCTCGATGAGGTTGATGACGCCGCTGAAGGCGTTGGAGCCGTAGAGCGAGGAGCCGGGGCCGCGAATCACTTCCACCTGCTTGAGGTTCGACAGCGGCGTCGTCTCATCCGCGTAGAACTGGCCCGTCCAGGGGTCCGTCAGCGGCCGGCCGTCCTTCAGGAGCAGCAGCCGGTTGGACAGGTAGTTGGAGCCCAGGCCGCGCGCGCTGACCGCCGCCTTGCGCATGGAGCCGCGCCGGCACTCCAGGCCGGGGAAGTACTGGATCGCCTCGCAGAGCGTGAAGGCGCCCGTGCCCTCCAGCTCCTCGGCGGGGATCCACGCCACCGTCATGGGCACGTCCTTGATGCGCTGGCGGCGCTTGGAGGCGGTCGTCACCACCGCCTCGCTCAGCAGCGCGTTCACCGAGTCCTCGATGGAGGAGGCATCCCCGGCGGGATCCGGCAGGTCCAGGCCCGCCAGGCCCGAGGGCGGCGGCAGCGCCCGCGACGAGGCGGGATCCGCGAAGGGCGCCGTGGGGGGCACCCGGTCCTGCTGCGCGGGCTTCACCGCGGTCTGCTTGGGCGCGGGCGCGGCCACCGGGGCCGGCGGCGGCGGCACGGGGGCGGGATCCGCCAGCACGGAGTCCGGAATGGGCTCGCGCGTCCGGTAGTCGGACGGGGGCGGCACGCTGCCCGCGGCGGGCGTGGAGGACGGCGCGTCGCTGCCCGTCATCGGATCATCGGTGCCGAAATCGTCGGCCGGCGGGGCCACCACGGGCGCCGGCGGCGGCGGCGGGGCCTTCTTGGATGTCCCCGGCCGGCGCTTGGTGGGCTTCGGCTTTGTTTGTGCCTCGGCGTTGCCGGCGGCCAGGCCCATGATTACGCATACGCCAACGACCAGGGGAAACCGCAGGAACGCCCTTGCCGCGATGCGTCGCGGCCAGTCGAATACAGTCGAGTGCATCATTCTCACATCCGCCAGTGGAGCAGCCAAACCGGGTGAGGCCCGTACGGCATCCGGGTGCGGGAGGAGACCCTCTGCGCCAAGGGTCCGCCCGTGAACACCCAGACTGTTGAATTCAAGTTACCCTACTGTCTTCACTTGCGCCAAGGGATTGCCCCGGAGCGATGCGCCGCCCCGGCGCCCTGCCCTGTTCTGAGGCCTGGATCCTCAGTCGTCCGGCTGTTCGGACGAGACGTCCATCACGCTCGTGAAGGAGGGCAGCACGGGGGTGAGCTGCCCGGAGCGCACCAGCGCGTCGGTGTCCACGCGCAGCTGCGGCGACTCGACGATGGCCGGCTGGCGCGGGGCGGGCCCCTTCTGGGCCAGCTTGCGGAAGTCCTCGAACTCCTTGCCCTGCACCCGCACGAAGCCGCTGAAGGGCGCCACGGGCTCCAGCTTCGGCAGCTTCTCGGCCAGCTCGCCGGGCCGCAGGGTCACCAGCACCGCCCCCGGCACCTTGATGCTGCGGAAGAGCACGCGCACGTCCTTGGGCACGTGCGACAGCGGCACCAGCGCGGCCTCCGCCCCCTTGGCCTCCAGCATCTTCAGCGCCGACTCCACGTTGGGCACCAGGATGGGCTTGCCGAAGTGGTCCTCAGGCAGGTCTCCCCCGAAGACGACGCGGGAGACGAACTTCGCATCCAGGCCCCCCGCGCTCCGGGTGAGCGCCAGCCGCTTGCCCTTCAGGTCCTTCACGCTCCCCTTCAGGTTGGAGATGAGGGCCCACCGCTGGGCCGTCTCCCCCGCGAGCGCGGCGAAGGCCAGGGGGGTGGCCTTCTCCTCCATCTGCACCGCGGACAGGGCATCCACCACGGCGAAGTCGACGAGCCCATCCTTGACCGCCTTGTCGAAGTCCTCGTAGCGGCCGAAGCTCTTGGCCGCCACGGGCTGCCCGAGCACGGTGCTCAGCTGCGACGCCAGCTTCTCGGCGAAGGTGAAGCGCTCCTGGCCATCGGTCAGCGTGGTGGGCAGGAACACGCCGAGCGTGGTCTTCTTCTCGGCCCACGCGGCGGGGGTCCAGGCACAGAGTACGGCCAGTCCAAGCATCAGCAAACGGGGGGTCTTCATGGCAGGGTCTCCGTGGCGGTGGCCTCGTTGGCCTCGGGGGCGGCGGCGCCGCCCAGGCCGTGCAGGGCCATCAGCCGGTCACGCCACTCGCGGGCCACCGCCACGCGGGGGCCACCAGCGGTCAGGTATCGGCGGTAGGACTCCACCGCCTCGGAAACTTCACCGCGGCGCTGGGCGTCGATGCCGAGGTTGAACGAGGCCATGGGCACCGAGGCCTCCAGCTTGCGCCACACGGCCGCGGCGTCGGCGTGCTTGCGCTTGCCGTAGGTCACGCACGCGAGGTTGTGCTGCAGCGCGGCGTCCTCCTGCGCGCTGGCCAGCGCGGCCTTGAAGGCCTTCTCGGCCAGCTTGAAGTTGCCCGTGGCGTAGGCGCGCTCCCCCTCGAGCCGGTGGAGCGAGTTGGCCAGCGAGGCAATCCACTTGGCCTGCCAGGACGAGGGCTTCTTCGAGGCGGCGGCCAGCGCCTTGCGCGCGAAGGGCACCTGGCCCTTGCGGTAGAGGACGTACGCCTCCGCCAGGGCGCGCGTGTTGGGCTCGGCCCAGGTGGGCATGGGCGTCAGCGCGCGCTTGAGGAGGGGGCTGGCCTCGGCGAAGCGGCCCTGCTCGGCGTGGACGAGCGCCCGGGTGAGCAGCGCCAGCTTGGCCAGGTCCTGCTGCTTGGACAGGTTGAACTTCTCCGTCAGGTCCACGTCCTTGCGCGCGTTCTCCACGTCGCCGGTCTCCAGGCGCGTGAGCGCGCGGCGCAGCAGCATGAGCGGCAGGTTGGCCTCCGCCAGTTGCCGGGCCGCCTTGGAGGGGCCCGGCTCGGTGAGGCGCTCCACCGCGTCATCCACGCGGCCCAGCTCCACCTCCGCGAGCGCCGCGCCCACGGACACATCCGCCAGGTCCGAGGGCTCCTCGGTGCGCTTCTCGGCCTGGATGAAGGCGCGCAGCGCGGCCTCGGCGTTGCCCTCGCCCAGGTACGCGTAGCCCAGCAGCCAGTGCTCGCGCCAGGTGGCGCCCTCCAGCGTCACGCCCTGCTCCAGCACCGGCCGGGCCTGCGCGAAGGCGCGCTGCTCCAGCAGCGCCGCGCCCAGCCTGCGGGACATGGCCGCGCTGCGCTCGAGATCGAACGCCCGGCGCAGATCCCTCACCGCGTCATCCATGCGGCTGGTGTCCGCGCGGCCCCGCGCCCGGTGCGCCAGCGCCTGGGCCAGCCAGTGCTGGGCCACCTCGTGCTGGGGCTCCACCCGGAGCGCGTTGGCGTAGTCCTCGATGGCCTGGTCCCACTGGCCGGTGGCGAAGTGGTCCGCGCCCAGCAGCACGTGGCCCAGGGCCTGCTGCGGGGCCATCTCCACGAGGCGCCGGTGCACTTCCACCGCGCGCTGGAAGCGGCCCGCGCGGCGGTTAACGGAGCCCAGCGACGCCCACAGCTCCAGGTTGCCGCCGTCCTTCTCCAGCGCGGCCTCGAGGTACTTGATGGCCTCCTCGTTGCGCCCCTGCGCCTGCAGGGCCTTGCCCACGGCGATCTGCGCGGCCACCACGCCGGGCGCCATCTCCAGCACCTTGCGGAACTGGGCCTCGGCCTCCTTGGGCTGCTTCTGCGCGAGCCGCACGTCGCCCAGCAGCAGGTGCGCCGAGGCGGTGCCCTCCAGCTTCACCAGCGCCAGGGCCTGCGTCTCCGCGCCCGCCACGTTGCCCTCGCGCAGGAACATCCGGCCCAGGCGCTCCTTGGGCTCCTTGGCCTGAGGGAAGCGCTCCACGAGCCCTTCCACCAGCCGCAGCGCGTCCTCCTCCTTGCCCTCCAGCTCCAGCACGGAGGCCAGGCCCATCTGCGCGGTGACGGACTCGGGCCGTCCCTTCTGGGCCTGCTGGAAGGCCGCGCGCGCGGCGGCCACGTCCCGGCGCAGGAGCTGGCCCTGGCCGATGAGCTCGTGGATCTGGTAGTCGTTGACGGCCAGCTTCGGGGGCCGCTGCGCCAGGTACTGCTGGAACTTGGCGATGGCCAGGTCCCCGCGCCGGCCGTGCAGGTAGTACGAGCCCAGGTAGTAGTTGACGATGAGGTGCTCGGGGGCGTTGGCCTCGGACACCTTCTCCAGGAGCGGCACCGCCTCCTGGAAGCGGCGCAGCTTGAAGAACGCCACGCCCAGCGGGAACGTCAGCGCGATGTCCTCGGGGTTGGCGGCGCTCAGCACCGGCAGCTTCGCGGCGGTGCGGGCATAGTCGTTCAGCGCGTTGGCCGAGGCGCCCAGGCCCGCGCCGGCCGCGGCCGAGTTGGGATCGATGGCCAGCGCCTGCTCGAAGAGCTGGAGCGCCTTGCGGTGCTTCTCCTCCGCCTCCTTCTTGTTGCCCGAGGCGATGGCGGCGCTGGCCGCCACCTGCACGGTCTCCGCCTCCTTCACCAGGAGCTGGGACTCGGTGAGCGGCGGCGGACGGTACTGGGCGAAGGCCACCGGGCCCGAGAGCAAAGAGGAGAGGGCCAGCGCCGCGGCAAGGCGGCGCGCCGAGGGGGGTCTAGACATGCGGCTCATTCGGTTTCCAGGCTTAGGAGGCAGTGCTGAACTCGGCGACGACGACGGTGATGTCATCGCGTTGCGGTTGACCCGCGCTGAAGGCGCGCACGTCCGCCAGGATGGCGTCGCGCAGGCCCTCGGCGGTGAGCTGGGCGTTGTTCTGGACGGCGGCGCCCAGGCGCTGGGTGCCATAGAGCTTGCCGGCCGCGTCGCGGGCCTCGGTGAGCCCGTCCGTGTACCAGACGATGATGTCGCCGGGGCGCAGCTGGGCCTGGCGCGAGGAGTACTGAGAGGACACGGAGGCGCCCAGCAGCGGCCCGCGGGCGGGCAGCGAGGCGAACTGCCCGGACAGGCGGTTGTAGACGCACGCGGCCGGGTGGCCGCCCGCCGCGTAGTCGATGAGGCCCGTGTGCACGTCGATGACGGCCAGGGCGCTGGACATCTGGTACTCGCCGCGGCCCAGGTGGGCCAGGGTGATGTTGAGCGCGCTGATGAGCACCTGGGAGTTGAGCTGATCCGGCTCGCGCATCGTCATGGCCGAGGCGAACCCGCTGGTGGCGCTGGTGGCCACCAGCGCCGTGGACAGGCCGTGGCCGGTGACATCGCCCACGCCCACCACCACGCGCTGCTCGTCCAGGGGCGCACGGAACCACCAGTCGCCGCCGCACGCATCCGCGGTGATGACGACGCCCGCCATGCGCATGGTGCCCATCTGGAAGGCCTCGCGGCCCGGCAGCAGCGTCTCCTGGACGGTGCGCGCCAGCGACACCTCGCGCTCCAGCTGCGCCTTGGAGCGCACGTCCTCCAGGAGGACCTTGATGCGCTCGGCCATGTGGTTGAACACGAGGCTCAGGGTGCGCACCTCGCGCCCGGCGCCCGTGGCCTGGCCCGCGCGGGCGCTCAAGTCGCCCGCGGCCAGCTGCATCACCCGCCGCGTCAGCACGCCCAGGGGGCGGGTGATGCGGCGGCTCTGGATGGCGGCCACCACGCTGGCCAGCAGCACGAAGCCCAGCCCCAGGATGAGCGCGTTGCGGATGGTGGTGCGCAGCGCCTCGTCCTTGTTGTCCTTGAGCACCTGGAGCTGGTGCTGGAGCTCGTCGAGCGAGTAGCTGATGACGATGAGCCCCTTGCCGCTCTGGGAGCCGTAGTCGAGCGGCTCCTGGAACTCGTAGACGGGCCGGTTCTTGAAGACCGCGCCCTGGATGGCCCGCTCGGCCTTGCGGCCGCCCGAGGCGGTGCCCAGCTTGGCGTCCGGATCCGAGTCGGCCACCAGGAGGCTTTCCGCGTCGAACATCTGCACGCGGAGGATGTTGCGGTTGGCCGCGATGATGGCGCGCGCCACGTCCGTCAGGAACGCGTAGTTGTTGTCGCGCAGGGACGTGGCGGAGGTGAGCGCCAGGGTGTGGCTCACCGTCTGGCCCAGCTCGCGCGCGTGGTTCTGGGTCCGCTCGGTGAAGGTGGCCGAGGCCTCCTCGAACTGGGACGTGGTGGACACCGCCGAGAGCGCCGTCAGCAGGCCGACGATGACCAGCACGAGCGCCGCGGTGGTGAACAGGAGGATCTGATCCAGCCGCAGCCCGCGGATGGAGGCGACATCGGGCAGCTCGCCCGCCTCCAGCGGCGCCACGATGGTGCCCGTCATCTCTCCGGCCACCGGCGCGGCGACGGTCGTGCTGGTGAACTGCGCGTGCTGATGCGTGCCGGTGTGCTCGTACCGGGGGACAGTACCCGTCGCCCGGGAGGGCAGTGCCTCGGAAGCGGTGTCCTCGGGGGCAGGGGCAAGGCGTGTATTCGTCTTCAAGGACCCACCTGGCTGCAGGCCGCGAGAGGGGAACGCGGCCCATCTGAAGAAAAAGTTTGCATGACTCTAGCGCACTTGAACACAAGTGCGAGTCCCCGGGCTTTCCAGGCTCGCGGACAGGGGCGGCTCCCCGGATTCACCGCTTCTCCCACGCAATTGTCACAGATCTCGCGCCCCTGGCGCGAAACCAGGGCCCTGCCTGCCTGCTGTCCGGGCGGGCCTCACGGGCGTTCCGGGCAGGGCTTGACGGGGCCTCGCCGGTTGCCGCAACGCGGCACCCCACTCCGTCGCTCCAAAAACATCTCCGTGCGCGCGGCGCTTGAGTGCACCGGCCGGCTTTGGGTTATAGGGAGCGCTCTCCCATTCGAGAGGAAGCCGCGCGTGTCACGACCCCGCCTGCTCAATCGCGAAGAAGCGTCCGCTCCGCTCACGCTCGACCGGGAGCTGCTCGTCCGCATCCATGATCTGATGGTGAAGGCGCGCGTCCTCGAGGAGCGCCTCATCCAGATGTACAAGCAGGGCCATGGGTTCTTCTGGATTGGCGGCCCCGGCGAGGAGGCGTTCAACGTCCCGCTCGGGCTGCTCATGAAGAAGGGCCAGGGGCCCGCCTTCGACTACCTGCACGCGCACTACCGGCAGTCGGCCACGATGCTGGCGCTGGGCGAGGAGCCCATCGGGGCCCTGCGGCAGATGAAGAACACCGCCTCGGACCCGTACTCGGGCGGGCGCAACTTCGCGGGCCACTTCTCCAAGCGGGAGTGGAACATCGCCCCCGTCTCCTCCCCCATCGAGGTGCAGTACGCCATCGCCCCGGGCACGGCCATGGCCCAGAAGCGGCACGGCGGCGACGGCATCACCATCGTCACCGGCGGCGACGCCGGCACGGCCGAGGGCGACTTCGCCTCCTGCCTCATCTGGAGCAGCCGCCCCGCCAACCCGCTGCCCATCCTCATCATCGTCACCAACAACCACTGGGGCATCTCCACCTCGGCGGAGGACCAGCACGGCGAGACGCACGTCGCCGACCGCGGGCGCGCCTTCAACATCCGCAGCAAGACCATCAACGGAAATGATCCCGTCACCTCCTACCGCGAGCTGAAGGAGGCGATGGAGTACGTGCGCCAGGAGCGCAAGCCGTTCCTGCTGGAGGCCCAGGTGTCGCGCCTGTACGGCCACTCCTCCGCCTCCGGGGCCAACTTCGTCACCCACGAGGTGGACTGTCTCAAGGAGTTCGAGACCCGGCTGGAGGGCGAGGGCGTGCTGACCCGGGAGCAGATGGACGCGCTGCGCAACCGCTACACCGAGGAGCTCGCCGCGGCGGCGCGCCTCGTCCGGGACGAGCCCCTGCCCGGTCCCGAAACCCTCTGGAACCACGTCTACGCGGAGAAGAAATAACCATGGCCAACATGGCACAGGCCATCCGGATGGCCCTGCACTACGCCGAGGAGAACCTCGGTGTGATGGACATCTTCGGCGAGGACGTGGGCCCGCCCCTGGGCGGCGTCTTCACGGTGACGCAAGGGCTCAAGAACGCCTGGAACACCCCGCTGGACGAGCGCGGCATCATCGGCACCGCCATTGGCCTGGCCATGGCGGGCCAGCGCCCCGTGGCGGAGATCCAGTTCGCCGACTACATCTTCAACACCATCGACCTGCTGAAGGTCGCCGGCAACACGTGCTGGGCCAGCAACGGCGACTGGAACCTGCCCATGGTGGTGAAGACGCCCGTGGGCAGCGGCATCCGCGGCTCCATCTACCACTCGCACTCGTTCGATGCGACGGCCACCCACATCCCGGGCTGGAAGATCGTCATCCCCTCCAACCCGCTGGATGCCTACGG
Protein-coding regions in this window:
- a CDS encoding tetratricopeptide repeat protein, with translation MSRMSRPPSARRLAAALALSSLLSGPVAFAQYRPPPLTESQLLVKEAETVQVAASAAIASGNKKEAEEKHRKALQLFEQALAIDPNSAAAGAGLGASANALNDYARTAAKLPVLSAANPEDIALTFPLGVAFFKLRRFQEAVPLLEKVSEANAPEHLIVNYYLGSYYLHGRRGDLAIAKFQQYLAQRPPKLAVNDYQIHELIGQGQLLRRDVAAARAAFQQAQKGRPESVTAQMGLASVLELEGKEEDALRLVEGLVERFPQAKEPKERLGRMFLREGNVAGAETQALALVKLEGTASAHLLLGDVRLAQKQPKEAEAQFRKVLEMAPGVVAAQIAVGKALQAQGRNEEAIKYLEAALEKDGGNLELWASLGSVNRRAGRFQRAVEVHRRLVEMAPQQALGHVLLGADHFATGQWDQAIEDYANALRVEPQHEVAQHWLAQALAHRARGRADTSRMDDAVRDLRRAFDLERSAAMSRRLGAALLEQRAFAQARPVLEQGVTLEGATWREHWLLGYAYLGEGNAEAALRAFIQAEKRTEEPSDLADVSVGAALAEVELGRVDDAVERLTEPGPSKAARQLAEANLPLMLLRRALTRLETGDVENARKDVDLTEKFNLSKQQDLAKLALLTRALVHAEQGRFAEASPLLKRALTPMPTWAEPNTRALAEAYVLYRKGQVPFARKALAAASKKPSSWQAKWIASLANSLHRLEGERAYATGNFKLAEKAFKAALASAQEDAALQHNLACVTYGKRKHADAAAVWRKLEASVPMASFNLGIDAQRRGEVSEAVESYRRYLTAGGPRVAVAREWRDRLMALHGLGGAAAPEANEATATETLP
- a CDS encoding PP2C family protein-serine/threonine phosphatase, which produces MTGTIVAPLEAGELPDVASIRGLRLDQILLFTTAALVLVIVGLLTALSAVSTTSQFEEASATFTERTQNHARELGQTVSHTLALTSATSLRDNNYAFLTDVARAIIAANRNILRVQMFDAESLLVADSDPDAKLGTASGGRKAERAIQGAVFKNRPVYEFQEPLDYGSQSGKGLIVISYSLDELQHQLQVLKDNKDEALRTTIRNALILGLGFVLLASVVAAIQSRRITRPLGVLTRRVMQLAAGDLSARAGQATGAGREVRTLSLVFNHMAERIKVLLEDVRSKAQLEREVSLARTVQETLLPGREAFQMGTMRMAGVVITADACGGDWWFRAPLDEQRVVVGVGDVTGHGLSTALVATSATSGFASAMTMREPDQLNSQVLISALNITLAHLGRGEYQMSSALAVIDVHTGLIDYAAGGHPAACVYNRLSGQFASLPARGPLLGASVSSQYSSRQAQLRPGDIIVWYTDGLTEARDAAGKLYGTQRLGAAVQNNAQLTAEGLRDAILADVRAFSAGQPQRDDITVVVAEFSTAS
- a CDS encoding thiamine pyrophosphate-dependent dehydrogenase E1 component subunit alpha, with the translated sequence MSRPRLLNREEASAPLTLDRELLVRIHDLMVKARVLEERLIQMYKQGHGFFWIGGPGEEAFNVPLGLLMKKGQGPAFDYLHAHYRQSATMLALGEEPIGALRQMKNTASDPYSGGRNFAGHFSKREWNIAPVSSPIEVQYAIAPGTAMAQKRHGGDGITIVTGGDAGTAEGDFASCLIWSSRPANPLPILIIVTNNHWGISTSAEDQHGETHVADRGRAFNIRSKTINGNDPVTSYRELKEAMEYVRQERKPFLLEAQVSRLYGHSSASGANFVTHEVDCLKEFETRLEGEGVLTREQMDALRNRYTEELAAAARLVRDEPLPGPETLWNHVYAEKK